From a region of the Sesamum indicum cultivar Zhongzhi No. 13 linkage group LG3, S_indicum_v1.0, whole genome shotgun sequence genome:
- the LOC105158160 gene encoding pentatricopeptide repeat-containing protein At1g55890, mitochondrial-like, with translation MNKVSSSLCRRLRTLFLQKPTSATAVETSTGEERIQKLVNQFKKKSNFSHFRGQRLVYKTTVRRLAKGGHFSYIHEILDHQKLYPDIKEENFTARLICLYGQAKMLDHALQLFDQMPQLNCPRTVLSFNALMAACFPSKSFSKVVELFQELPGKLSVKPNIISYTSVIRAFCEMGSLDAAMSMLDDMEKNDVEPNAVTFNTLLGAFYGSGRFSEAENLWSLMEEKRVIPDLRCYNSRLHGMVKEKCFSEAMDVFKELEEKGLKPNNYTYNIVIKGFVNEGNLDEVKKWYTAMVESESGPDFVTFMTLIPFACDNNDIDFAYELCKKSACLKNKVSGWIIQKVVNELIEQSKVDKAKELLKLGRSKSGLVLDKQSLSAGV, from the coding sequence ATGAACAAAGTGTCGTCTTCTCTGTGCCGCCGTCTCCGTACTCTTTTCCTACAGAAGCCCACCTCCGCCACGGCCGTTGAAACCTCCACCGGAGAGGAAAGGATCCAAAAACTTgtcaaccaattcaagaaaaaatcaaatttcagcCACTTCCGAGGCCAACGCTTAGTATACAAGACCACTGTCCGCCGCCTCGCCAAAGGTGGCCACTTCTCTTATATTCATGAGATTCTCGATCACCAGAAGCTGTACCCAgatataaaagaagaaaacttcACTGCCCGCCTCATCTGCCTTTATGGTCAAGCCAAAATGCTCGATCATGCCCTCCAGTTGTTCGATCAAATGCCTCAGTTAAATTGTCCGCGTACTGTCCTTTCTTTTAATGCCCTTATGGCTGCCTGCTTCCCCTCCAAAAGCTTCAGTAAAGTTGTTGAGCTGTTCCAAGAATTACCTGGTAAACTATCAGTAAAGCCCAATATAATCTCTTATACTTCGGTAATTAGAGCTTTTTGCGAAATGGGGTCGTTGGATGCGGCCATGTCCATGTTGGATGATATGGAGAAAAATGATGTAGAACCCAATGCGGTTACATTTAACACTCTCTTGGGTGCGTTCTATGGCAGCGGTAGATTTTCGGAGGCGGAAAATTTATGGAGTTTGATGGAAGAGAAGAGGGTCATTCCTGATTTGAGGTGTTATAACTCAAGGCTGCATGGCATGGTGAAAGAAAAATGCTTTTCCGAAGCCATGGATGTGTTCAAGGAGTTGGAGGAAAAGGGGCTGAAACCCAACAACTACACTTACAATATAGTTATCAAAGGGTTTGTGAATGAAGGGAATTTGGACGAGGTAAAGAAATGGTATACAGCAATGGTTGAAAGCGAATCTGGTCCGGATTTTGTCACATTTATGACACTTATTCCCTTTGCTTGTGATAATAATGATATTGATTTTGCATATGAGTTGTGCAAGAAGTCTGCTTGCCTAAAGAATAAGGTTTCTGGTTGGATTATCCAGAAAGTGGTCAATGAGCTAATTGAGCAATCAAAAGTTGACAAGGCAAAGGAACTCTTGAAGTTGGGTAGATCAAAGAGTGGATTAGTACTTGATAAGCAATCGCTATCAGCAGGTGTTTAG